A region of the Fibrobacter sp. UWEL genome:
TGGTTTTCAAAAACTGGCTCCTGTATCTGCGGGGGATTATGCAAGCCTTGCTCCGGCGCTGATGCCTATTGCTGCAACGGTGGCTGGCCTCGAATTGCTTAGCATTGTTTTTGCGTTTTGCTTACCGGCTATTGGCTGCTATGATGAGGAGATGAAGTTCCCCTGGAAGCGTTACTACAACTTGGGCTACACTCGCCGTAAGCTTCGTAAGGCTTGGTCCAATCGTTCTCTTCGTCAGTCCATTATTGGCTTGTCCATGTTCTGGGTCATGATTTTCCTGCTGCTCTTTGTGGCCCGCGACATGTTCAGTACGGGTTCCCTGTTCAAGGAAGATAGTTCCGTCAATTATTCCATTATTGGCGTGGTGGCTGGCCTTGTGATAGGATGTCATTATGCGCGTCGCATGTGCAAGCACTTCGTGGAGATGGGCCTGATTCCCATGGGCACTGCAGGGGCTGCCATCCTGATTTTCCTGATTCCCTTTATTCCACGTCCTTATAACGGAATTGCCTTGGCCTTGCTTGGTTTCTGCGGTGGTCTTTACGTGATCCCCATGTTCACCATGCTGATCTATAATACAAAGCCTCGTTCTGCAGGCCATGTACTTGCTATTAGCAATGGTGTGCAGAATATCTGCATCTTGATTTTCTACTTCCTGGTGGCATGTGCGGTGAATGTGATGGGCGTATCCCGCATGAACCTGTTCTTTGTGCTGGGGATTGTGTGCCTGGCTGCTACCATTTGGGCGTTGTGGGCGATGCCCCAGACTTTACTCCGCCAGCTGATGCGTTCTGTATTGTCGGTACATTATAAGTTCCTGGTCCACGGCGCAGAATTGATCCCTTGGGAAGGCCCTGTTCTTCTGGTGGGTAACCACATCTCCTATATTGACTGGGCGTTGATCCAGATGGCTAGCCCCCGCAGGCTTCGCTTTGTGATGACGAAGCGTCCCTTCGAGAAATGGTATATCCGTCTGCTGTTGACTCAGATGAATACCATTGACTTGGATATTGAACATCCCGAGAAGGCTATGGCGGAAGCCCGAGAGGCTTTGCTCCGCGGTGAAGCGGTGGTGATGTTCCCGGAAAACGTCATGACGTCTACAGGTAACATGAACCGTTTCCGCCTGGATTATTCTGCTGCCATCAAGGATGTCAAGAAACTGAAGTTGATGCCTTTCTACGTTCAGGGCCTGTGGGGGAGTGCCTTCTCCCAGGCAGACGATGGCTTGAAGGACCTGGTCCATTCCGGCGGCCGCGTGATTACCGTATCCTTCGGGGAAGAGATTCCGCTGGAAACTGACCCGGTGGCTGTGAAGCGCATTGTGCAGGAACTTTCCATCATTGCATGGGAATCTTCTATCCGTCAGCTGCGCCCGCTGCCTTCTGCATGGATCCGCACGGTGAAGCAGTATGTCAAGAGTGGCCCTGCCATTTATAGCCTGGATGGAAATCACTTCTCCGGATATAAGCTGGCGACAGCGGTGTTCTCCTTCGGCAGCCTGGTGGAAAAGCTTACGAAGGGCGAACAGAATGTGGGGCTCTTGATTCCGCCTTCTGCTCCTGGACTCATGATGAATATGGCTTGCCTGATTAAGGGTAAGACTGTTCTGAATTTGAATTACACCAACACTCCAGACGTAATGAATTACTGCTGCGAAACCGCAGAAGTAAAAACCATCATTACCGCAAAGGCCTTTATTGATAAGCTGAAACAAAAAGGTCTGGACATGGATTCCCTGCTGAAGAATTATAAGGTCTACTATATGGAAGACCTGAAGGGAATGTTGAAGAAGTCTACG
Encoded here:
- a CDS encoding MFS transporter, which codes for MKHLKGFFPFLGVVLSQVAAATVVISLMELILSRLNHFSTSSWQFYLIHVLILLPCAILITPSGYYSDKYPKEKVLRVTSILLFLISFVFVGGLALGNVALSLVAFGLFFIVQAIQSAAKNAIIKELVGVKFLSLGTSRTYMVTFVSLIASAGLTAFGFQKLAPVSAGDYASLAPALMPIAATVAGLELLSIVFAFCLPAIGCYDEEMKFPWKRYYNLGYTRRKLRKAWSNRSLRQSIIGLSMFWVMIFLLLFVARDMFSTGSLFKEDSSVNYSIIGVVAGLVIGCHYARRMCKHFVEMGLIPMGTAGAAILIFLIPFIPRPYNGIALALLGFCGGLYVIPMFTMLIYNTKPRSAGHVLAISNGVQNICILIFYFLVACAVNVMGVSRMNLFFVLGIVCLAATIWALWAMPQTLLRQLMRSVLSVHYKFLVHGAELIPWEGPVLLVGNHISYIDWALIQMASPRRLRFVMTKRPFEKWYIRLLLTQMNTIDLDIEHPEKAMAEAREALLRGEAVVMFPENVMTSTGNMNRFRLDYSAAIKDVKKLKLMPFYVQGLWGSAFSQADDGLKDLVHSGGRVITVSFGEEIPLETDPVAVKRIVQELSIIAWESSIRQLRPLPSAWIRTVKQYVKSGPAIYSLDGNHFSGYKLATAVFSFGSLVEKLTKGEQNVGLLIPPSAPGLMMNMACLIKGKTVLNLNYTNTPDVMNYCCETAEVKTIITAKAFIDKLKQKGLDMDSLLKNYKVYYMEDLKGMLKKSTLVLNLLRTVALPAWYLEKRFIKKVTLDDVATIIFSSGSEGRPKGVELTHFNLMGNIKQCESALNLVASDVFLGSLPMFHAFGFCVTTMLCLVEGVPVIPVPDPTDARLIGRVCAQYKVSILLATGTFLRMWGVSKYVHPLMFSHVRNIFAGAEKIREDVRQLYRTKFKLEIFEGFGCTETTPVSAVNTKDVLMDDWKTVLQGNKPGTVGAPLPGTQFRIVDPDTMEELPIGEDGLILAGGAQIMKGYLKDPERTDQAIAVINGKRWYKTGDKGHVDEDGYLTIVDRYSRFAKIGGEMVSLGSVDFKISETNYFDGVDHFTVPVPDGAKGEKIALLFAGDITEDEAKERIRQVGLPPLMVPAYVIKVDDLPKLGSGKSDFQTGKKIAKERLGLS